In one Nocardia tengchongensis genomic region, the following are encoded:
- a CDS encoding SDR family NAD(P)-dependent oxidoreductase, with protein sequence MAGNGGGRFDGRVAVVTGASSGLGQAVARSLSAGGARVFGVGRDEVRLKSSLEGGENAWHAADLADPAASAEVVAACVERFGGIDILVNAAGAHTMRHTAQVTDAEWQRDLAVNLSAPFFLSRAALPHLLERTGCIVNVASIAGLEGQAYSAGYCAAKHGLIGLTRAMALEFDAAGIRINAVCPGGMTTPLLENFTFPEDPDYQLILKTASARGLMEPAQVANIITFLCSDEASAVHGTVYTVDNGKMAL encoded by the coding sequence ATGGCGGGTAATGGTGGCGGGCGTTTCGACGGCCGCGTCGCAGTGGTGACCGGAGCGTCGTCCGGACTCGGGCAGGCCGTGGCCCGGTCGCTCAGCGCGGGCGGGGCCCGGGTCTTCGGCGTCGGACGCGACGAGGTACGACTGAAGAGCAGCCTCGAGGGAGGCGAAAACGCCTGGCACGCGGCCGATCTCGCCGATCCCGCCGCATCCGCCGAGGTGGTGGCGGCCTGCGTCGAACGCTTCGGCGGAATCGACATCCTGGTCAACGCCGCGGGCGCGCACACCATGCGCCACACCGCCCAGGTCACCGACGCGGAATGGCAGCGCGACCTGGCCGTGAACCTGAGCGCGCCGTTCTTCCTGTCCCGCGCCGCCCTCCCCCACCTGCTCGAGCGCACCGGCTGCATCGTCAACGTTGCCTCGATCGCGGGCCTGGAAGGCCAGGCGTATTCCGCCGGCTACTGCGCCGCCAAACACGGCCTCATCGGCCTCACCCGAGCCATGGCCCTGGAATTCGACGCCGCCGGCATCCGCATCAACGCCGTCTGCCCCGGCGGCATGACCACCCCGCTGCTCGAGAACTTCACCTTCCCCGAAGACCCCGACTACCAGCTCATTCTGAAGACCGCCAGCGCTCGCGGCCTCATGGAACCCGCCCAGGTCGCCAACATCATCACCTTCCTGTGCTCCGACGAAGCTTCCGCCGTGCACGGCACCGTCTACACCGTCGACAACGGCAAGATGGCGCTCTGA